The following proteins are co-located in the Actinomycetota bacterium genome:
- a CDS encoding methyltransferase domain-containing protein — protein MQVPQSTTGLTAHLLGRPGTGRHDASAPVARPASHTTSPVTSYATPHAHDTRVAPAVCLSAPAPTPSGAAPVRPSVRAENPLEWALLRLGLAPLPLLDGYWGMATSRALLTAIDLGVFDALAGDPLTCEELATRLGTDPLGTRVLLGALCGMRYLRCSGRRYRTTRTVRRWLADGALVDLRDSVLFFDDLWGELSDLTALVRSGETRNLHLDGRGPEFWRHYLRGLAAFVPLVSGEVARKVALPSGARTLLDVGGGHGMYAAAFLRRHGALTATVLDLPEACAVGRECIAEVGLADRFTWREADARTADWGGPYDAVLLFNLVHNLSWDENADAFRRAYDALAPGGTVAVLDSEYEGEGGGISLTAGLNEMLFYLTTGTRVYPEATIRDWMAGSGLRGIRTRHLASMPQMALITATRPRA, from the coding sequence ATGCAGGTCCCGCAGTCGACCACTGGTCTCACGGCGCACCTCCTTGGCCGTCCGGGTACGGGCCGTCACGATGCTTCGGCGCCTGTCGCGAGGCCGGCGTCACATACGACGTCGCCGGTGACGTCGTATGCGACGCCACACGCCCATGATACCCGCGTCGCCCCCGCGGTATGCTTGTCCGCGCCCGCCCCTACGCCCTCGGGAGCCGCTCCAGTGAGACCGTCGGTCCGCGCCGAGAACCCGCTCGAGTGGGCGCTGCTGCGTCTCGGCCTCGCGCCGCTGCCCCTGCTCGACGGCTACTGGGGCATGGCCACGAGCCGCGCGCTGCTGACCGCGATCGACCTCGGCGTGTTCGACGCGCTCGCCGGCGACCCGCTGACTTGCGAGGAGCTCGCGACGCGCCTCGGCACTGACCCGCTCGGCACCCGCGTGCTGCTCGGCGCGCTGTGCGGCATGCGCTACCTGCGCTGCTCGGGCCGACGCTACCGCACCACGCGCACGGTCCGCAGGTGGCTCGCCGATGGCGCGCTCGTGGACCTGCGCGACTCGGTGCTGTTCTTCGACGACCTGTGGGGCGAGCTGTCGGACCTCACCGCGCTCGTGCGCTCCGGCGAGACGCGCAACCTGCACCTCGACGGCCGCGGTCCGGAGTTCTGGCGGCACTACCTGCGCGGCCTCGCGGCGTTCGTGCCGCTCGTGTCGGGCGAGGTCGCGCGCAAGGTCGCGCTGCCGTCCGGAGCGCGCACGCTGCTCGACGTCGGCGGCGGTCACGGGATGTACGCCGCGGCGTTCCTCCGGCGCCACGGCGCGCTGACCGCCACGGTGCTCGACCTGCCGGAAGCGTGCGCGGTCGGGCGCGAGTGCATCGCCGAGGTGGGCCTTGCCGACCGGTTCACCTGGCGTGAGGCCGACGCCCGCACCGCCGACTGGGGCGGCCCGTACGATGCGGTCCTGCTGTTCAACCTCGTCCACAACCTCTCGTGGGACGAGAACGCCGACGCGTTCCGCCGCGCGTACGATGCGCTCGCGCCGGGCGGCACGGTCGCGGTCCTCGACAGCGAGTACGAGGGCGAGGGCGGCGGCATCTCGCTGACCGCCGGCCTCAACGAGATGCTCTTCTACCTCACCACCGGCACGCGCGTGTATCCGGAGGCGACGATCCGCGACTGGATGGCTGGCTCGGGACTGCGCGGGATCCGCACCCGCCACCTCGCCTCGATGCCTCAGATGGCGCTCATCACCGCAACGCGGCCGAGGGCGTGA
- a CDS encoding ferredoxin codes for MRPVVDCGTCIGCGLCEETCPEVFRVADD; via the coding sequence GTGAGACCAGTGGTCGACTGCGGGACCTGCATCGGCTGCGGCCTGTGCGAGGAGACCTGCCCGGAGGTGTTCCGCGTCGCCGACGACG